From the Flavobacteriales bacterium genome, one window contains:
- a CDS encoding carboxypeptidase regulatory-like domain-containing protein, translating to MRAVLPILLASLTLLPACSKEPGEGGKALIRGQVYAVDYNDNTGQPTGDEYFIPEYRVYIRYGDDTFYDDDTRTGPSGEYEFRWLRPGSYTIFTYSECPEDCESGVELVSRSVEIGGNRDAVDVPLITVQVW from the coding sequence ATGCGCGCCGTACTCCCCATCCTGCTGGCCTCCCTCACCCTGCTGCCCGCCTGCTCCAAGGAGCCCGGCGAGGGCGGCAAGGCCCTCATCCGTGGACAGGTCTACGCGGTCGACTACAACGACAACACCGGCCAGCCCACGGGCGACGAGTATTTCATCCCCGAATACCGCGTGTACATCCGCTACGGCGACGACACGTTCTACGACGACGACACCCGCACCGGACCCTCCGGCGAGTATGAGTTCCGCTGGCTGAGGCCGGGCAGCTACACCATTTTCACGTACAGCGAGTGCCCCGAGGACTGTGAGAGCGGCGTGGAACTGGTGTCCCGTTCCGTGGAGATCGGCGGCAACCGCGACGCGGTGGACGTGCCCCTCATCACCGTGCAGGTCTGGTGA
- a CDS encoding phytanoyl-CoA dioxygenase family protein yields MRKWLDRYYGRLRTIKANYVLLNLLNYRRLGHARRMFRQYGVVRSPLLPVSSGDMPKTPGETPWLDRPDARERLLTDARVQALPEALRQGLLDWPEKGYLVLRGVFGPDEVERVNTELQQLIDTGAVDFNFTGRKVMFAFRKSPAIKAMASDRRILDVLDLLLGRRMHVFQTINFQTGSEQAAHSDSIHMTTYPLGYLAAAWVALEPITADNGPLMYFPGSHKLPYLLNDGFDHGGGRFTIGEDAYAHYEEAVQRSIDEGRFTMHEFHAQPGDVLIWHANLLHGGKKMATPNASRKSMAVHYFAEDVLCYHELTQRVAMIDQDH; encoded by the coding sequence ATGCGCAAGTGGCTCGACCGTTACTATGGCAGGCTTCGCACCATCAAGGCGAACTACGTGCTGCTGAACCTGCTGAACTACCGACGGCTGGGCCACGCGCGCCGCATGTTCCGCCAGTACGGTGTGGTGCGCAGCCCCCTGCTGCCGGTCTCGAGCGGTGACATGCCCAAGACCCCGGGCGAGACGCCCTGGCTCGACCGCCCCGACGCCCGGGAACGGCTGCTGACCGACGCCCGCGTGCAGGCGCTGCCCGAGGCCCTGCGCCAGGGCTTGCTCGACTGGCCCGAGAAGGGCTACCTCGTCCTGCGCGGCGTGTTCGGCCCCGACGAGGTCGAGCGGGTCAACACCGAACTTCAGCAGCTGATCGATACCGGCGCGGTCGACTTCAACTTCACCGGCCGCAAGGTGATGTTCGCCTTCCGGAAGAGCCCGGCCATCAAGGCCATGGCCTCCGACCGCCGCATCCTCGACGTGCTCGACCTGCTGCTGGGCCGGCGCATGCATGTGTTCCAGACGATCAACTTCCAGACCGGCAGTGAACAGGCCGCGCACTCGGACAGCATCCACATGACCACCTACCCGCTGGGCTACCTGGCCGCGGCCTGGGTGGCCCTGGAGCCCATCACCGCGGACAACGGGCCCCTGATGTACTTCCCCGGCAGCCACAAGCTGCCCTATCTGCTGAACGACGGCTTCGACCATGGCGGCGGGCGCTTCACCATCGGCGAGGACGCCTACGCCCACTACGAGGAGGCCGTGCAACGCAGCATCGATGAGGGCCGCTTCACCATGCACGAGTTCCACGCGCAGCCGGGCGATGTGCTCATCTGGCACGCGAACCTGCTGCACGGCGGCAAGAAGATGGCCACCCCCAACGCCAGCCGGAAGAGCATGGCCGTGCACTACTTCGCCGAGGACGTGCTCTGCTACCACGAGCTCACCCAGCGCGTGGCCATGATCGACCAGGACCACTGA
- a CDS encoding DUF2490 domain-containing protein: MRYLRRSCTLLLLLLALKAAAQERSPLRPRLLSEAWGSIGMQFRPFRNSARVKEPDFNKRFRMGAEVGYRSDENLSGGRQVYLDLGARYKFHDLLRVSLEHRFSFRGATGENGQRSSLQVQSSRELGRFTADHRFRYQHEYLDPGDVRDQLRNRIGLLYDIRKWKLDPEVSVEFFTWAGNLGWRYIGTRYSIGTTWRPGKKHDIGIAVLHDRERYVYAPSYRFIYALSYTLGLN, from the coding sequence ATGCGCTACCTGCGCCGGTCCTGCACCCTGCTCCTGCTGCTGCTCGCCCTCAAGGCCGCGGCGCAGGAGCGGTCGCCCCTGCGCCCGCGCCTGTTGAGCGAGGCCTGGGGCTCCATCGGTATGCAGTTCAGGCCCTTCCGCAACAGCGCCCGGGTGAAGGAACCGGACTTCAACAAGCGCTTCCGCATGGGCGCCGAAGTGGGCTACCGAAGCGACGAGAACCTCAGCGGTGGCCGGCAGGTGTACCTGGACCTCGGCGCCCGCTACAAGTTCCACGACCTGTTGCGTGTGAGCCTCGAGCACCGCTTCAGCTTCCGCGGGGCCACTGGCGAGAACGGCCAGCGCAGCTCCCTGCAGGTGCAGTCCTCCAGGGAGCTCGGGCGCTTCACCGCGGATCACCGCTTCCGATATCAGCACGAATACCTGGACCCGGGCGATGTGCGCGACCAGCTGCGGAACCGCATCGGCCTCCTGTACGACATTCGCAAGTGGAAGCTGGACCCCGAGGTGTCCGTGGAATTCTTCACCTGGGCCGGCAACCTCGGCTGGCGCTACATCGGCACCCGCTACTCCATCGGCACCACCTGGAGACCGGGCAAGAAACACGATATCGGTATCGCCGTGCTTCACGACCGCGAGCGTTACGTTTACGCCCCGTCCTACCGCTTCATCTACGCCCTCAGCTACACCCTTGGCCTCAACTGA
- a CDS encoding SCO family protein: MLIRLALFASIFLIAVVAGYFLLRGDDHLPVFHPAQLDPRLVDPAVRRAEGEHHISDFALVDQSADTVRLADLEGRILVADFFFTTCTTICPKMSTQMARVQEAFREEPRVVLLSHSVTPEMDSVPVLAEYAARHGALNDRWHFLTGDRRQIYVLARRSYFAALDQGDGGPDDFVHTENFVLVDPQHRIRGFYDGTSTADVDRLIADLRKLLKETP; the protein is encoded by the coding sequence CTGCTCATCCGGCTCGCCCTCTTCGCGAGCATCTTCCTGATCGCGGTGGTGGCCGGCTACTTTCTGCTCCGTGGCGACGACCACCTGCCCGTCTTCCACCCGGCCCAGCTCGACCCCCGCTTGGTGGATCCGGCCGTCCGCCGCGCCGAGGGCGAGCACCACATCAGCGACTTCGCGCTCGTGGACCAGTCGGCCGATACCGTGCGGCTGGCCGATCTCGAGGGCCGCATCCTGGTGGCCGATTTCTTCTTCACCACCTGCACCACCATCTGCCCCAAGATGAGCACGCAGATGGCCCGCGTGCAGGAAGCCTTCCGCGAGGAGCCCCGTGTCGTCCTGCTCAGCCATTCGGTGACCCCGGAGATGGACAGCGTGCCCGTGCTCGCCGAGTATGCCGCACGCCACGGCGCCCTCAATGACCGCTGGCACTTCCTCACCGGCGACCGACGGCAGATCTATGTGCTCGCCCGCCGCAGCTACTTCGCGGCCCTGGACCAGGGCGATGGCGGTCCGGACGACTTCGTACACACCGAGAACTTCGTGCTGGTGGACCCGCAGCACCGCATCCGCGGCTTTTACGACGGCACCAGCACGGCCGATGTGGACCGCCTGATCGCCGACCTGCGGAAACTGCTGAAGGAAACGCCCTGA